Proteins encoded within one genomic window of Bombus terrestris chromosome 11, iyBomTerr1.2, whole genome shotgun sequence:
- the LOC100644413 gene encoding UNC93-like protein MFSD11 isoform X2, with protein sequence MTIDRGFLNVLILSWGFMLVFTAFQTMGNIEKTVLQSINEDDPNFTGEAYTSLAIIYAVFATCNWLAPSYISMTGPRIAILTGACCYVLFIGSFLWPQNVLLYAASCILGLGAALIWTGHGQYLTENSDSDTMSRNAGIFWAIFQCSMFVGNLFVYFMFTDSKINATTRRLVFGVLTGLAILGTCLLATLRRISNSLVLGEAEGVSSADKELRIPEPARKKPLLAAWHALTDAIDLFITKKILLLSSMFVYTGLVLTFYSGVYSSSIGFTKAMGDSRKSLIGLSGIFIGIGEVVGGALFGIFGSKVSRVCGVWSVVLTGFCAHLFAFVSIFLNLPNDSPFADTDGIGYITPSPVLAMAGSLALGFGDACFNTQVYSLLGILFPQRSAPAFALFKFCQSVAAAHKKGKRE encoded by the exons AAAACAGTGCTGCAAAGTATTAACGAGGATGATCCGAATTTCACTGGCGAGGCCTACACTAGCTTAGCGATAATCTATGCCGTGTTTGCCACGTGCAATTGGTTAGCGCCGTCGTACATTTCGATGACAGGGCCGAGGATCGCTATATTGACCGGCGCTTGTTGCTACGTCCTTTTCATAGGATCTTTCCTCTGGCCTCAAAACGTTCTGCTTTATGCTGCTTCCTGTATCCTAGGTCTGGGAGCTGCTTTGATATGGACTGGACACGGACAATACCTAACGGAGAATAGCGACTCGGACACGATGTCCAGAAACGCTGGTATATTTTGGGCGATTTTTCAGTGCTCCATGTTTGTTGGCAACCTTTTCGTCTACTTCATGTTTACCGATTCAAAGATTAATGCGACGACCAGGAGACTCGTTTTCGGTGTGCTCACCGGATTAGCGATTCTCGGCACATGTTTACTGGCTACCTTGAGAAGAATATCGAATAGCCTAGTTTTAGGCGAAGCGGAAGGTGTCTCGAGCGCTGACAAAGAACTTCGCATACCAGAACCCGCAAGGAAGAAACCGTTGTTAGCTGCCTGGCATGCTTTAACCGATGCGATCGATCTTTTTATTACGAAAAAGATACTTTTGCTATCTTCCATGTTTGTGTATACTGGACTGGTGTTGACGTTTTATTCGGGAGTCTACTCGTCCAGTATCGGATTCACCAAAGCAATGGGTGATTCGCGTAAGAGTCTGATTGGTCTTTCTGGAATTTTCATTGGAATCGGAGAAGTGGTTGGCGGAGCTCTCTTTGGCATCTTTGGCTCGAAAGTATCTCGTGTCTGTGGCGTGTGGTCGGTGGTGCTTACCGGATTCTGCGCACATTTATTCGCTTTCGTTTCCATTTTCTTGAATCTACCGAACGACTCGCCATTCGCAGATACCGACGGCATAGGATATATCACTCCCTCGCCAGTTTTGGCAATGGCTGGAAGTCTCGCTCTGGGTTTTGGAGATGCTTGTTTCAATACCCAGGTCTATTCGTTATTAGGCATATTATTTCCACAACGAAGTGCACCAGCTTTCGCACTGTTTAAATTTTGTCAATCGGTCGCGGCTGCG CAcaagaagggaaagagagagtaA
- the LOC100644413 gene encoding UNC93-like protein MFSD11 isoform X1: MTIDRGFLNVLILSWGFMLVFTAFQTMGNIEKTVLQSINEDDPNFTGEAYTSLAIIYAVFATCNWLAPSYISMTGPRIAILTGACCYVLFIGSFLWPQNVLLYAASCILGLGAALIWTGHGQYLTENSDSDTMSRNAGIFWAIFQCSMFVGNLFVYFMFTDSKINATTRRLVFGVLTGLAILGTCLLATLRRISNSLVLGEAEGVSSADKELRIPEPARKKPLLAAWHALTDAIDLFITKKILLLSSMFVYTGLVLTFYSGVYSSSIGFTKAMGDSRKSLIGLSGIFIGIGEVVGGALFGIFGSKVSRVCGVWSVVLTGFCAHLFAFVSIFLNLPNDSPFADTDGIGYITPSPVLAMAGSLALGFGDACFNTQVYSLLGILFPQRSAPAFALFKFCQSVAAAVSFAYSNVVYLHIQLLILTITIVIGTTTFCFVEYSTRRERESNQSESDVSSE, encoded by the coding sequence AAAACAGTGCTGCAAAGTATTAACGAGGATGATCCGAATTTCACTGGCGAGGCCTACACTAGCTTAGCGATAATCTATGCCGTGTTTGCCACGTGCAATTGGTTAGCGCCGTCGTACATTTCGATGACAGGGCCGAGGATCGCTATATTGACCGGCGCTTGTTGCTACGTCCTTTTCATAGGATCTTTCCTCTGGCCTCAAAACGTTCTGCTTTATGCTGCTTCCTGTATCCTAGGTCTGGGAGCTGCTTTGATATGGACTGGACACGGACAATACCTAACGGAGAATAGCGACTCGGACACGATGTCCAGAAACGCTGGTATATTTTGGGCGATTTTTCAGTGCTCCATGTTTGTTGGCAACCTTTTCGTCTACTTCATGTTTACCGATTCAAAGATTAATGCGACGACCAGGAGACTCGTTTTCGGTGTGCTCACCGGATTAGCGATTCTCGGCACATGTTTACTGGCTACCTTGAGAAGAATATCGAATAGCCTAGTTTTAGGCGAAGCGGAAGGTGTCTCGAGCGCTGACAAAGAACTTCGCATACCAGAACCCGCAAGGAAGAAACCGTTGTTAGCTGCCTGGCATGCTTTAACCGATGCGATCGATCTTTTTATTACGAAAAAGATACTTTTGCTATCTTCCATGTTTGTGTATACTGGACTGGTGTTGACGTTTTATTCGGGAGTCTACTCGTCCAGTATCGGATTCACCAAAGCAATGGGTGATTCGCGTAAGAGTCTGATTGGTCTTTCTGGAATTTTCATTGGAATCGGAGAAGTGGTTGGCGGAGCTCTCTTTGGCATCTTTGGCTCGAAAGTATCTCGTGTCTGTGGCGTGTGGTCGGTGGTGCTTACCGGATTCTGCGCACATTTATTCGCTTTCGTTTCCATTTTCTTGAATCTACCGAACGACTCGCCATTCGCAGATACCGACGGCATAGGATATATCACTCCCTCGCCAGTTTTGGCAATGGCTGGAAGTCTCGCTCTGGGTTTTGGAGATGCTTGTTTCAATACCCAGGTCTATTCGTTATTAGGCATATTATTTCCACAACGAAGTGCACCAGCTTTCGCACTGTTTAAATTTTGTCAATCGGTCGCGGCTGCGGTAAGTTTCGCTTACAGTAATGTCGTTTATCTCCATATACAGCTCCTAATCTTAACGATAACGATCGTTATTGGTACTACTACTTTCTGTTTCGTTGAGTATAGCAcaagaagggaaagagagagtaATCAATCGGAGAGTGACGTGTCGAGTGAGTAA